ATTCAAGGAGTGGATATTGGCTATAGAGCTTGAACGTTCTTACACCAAAAAGGAAATCATGGAAATGTATCTGAATACTGTTGACTTTGGCAGTAATGCTTTTGGTATTCAGGTAGCATCTCAAACCTTTTTCAATACTACTCCTGAAGACCTAACAATTCCCCAAGCGGCTACTTTGGTAGGTATCCTACAGGCACCGTCATATTACAGCCCACGTTTCCATCCAGACAGAGCAACTGTCGTTAGAAACAAAGTGATTGGTCAAATCAAGAAGTACTATGATGACTTAGACATTGAGCAGTCATTGGATATCACTATGGCTGACTTGGACTCAATGATGACTATCCCGATGGGACTACAGTATGAAGTTGAGAACCACACCAAAGGTTTAGCTCCTTACTTCAGAGCGGAGGTTAAAAGAGAATTACTTAGACTGTTTGCTAACGACCCTGAACTTCAAGGTTATGACCTATTTGGGGATGGTCTGAAAATCTATACAACAATTGACTCCCGTATGCAACGCTATGCTGAACAAGCTGTTGAGAAACACATGAAACAGCAGCAAAAGCTATTTTGGAGCCACTGGAAAGGACAAGGTGATCCGTGGATTGATAAAGAAGGAAAACCTTTGGAAGGCTTCCTTGAAAGAGCAATTAAGAGAACTGATGTTTACCGTACATTGAAAGCACAATACGGAAACAATGCCAAGGCAATTGAAAAAGAGTTGAACCGCAAGAAGAAAATGAAAGTCTTCACGTGGAAAAATGACAAGTATGAAACTGATACAACTTTCAGCTCTTATGACTCACTGAGATATTACAAGCACTTCCTGCATACTGGCTTCATGGCTATGGACCCATACAATGGAGACATCAAAGCATGGGTAGGTGGTATCAATTTCAAGTACTTCAAGTACGACCATGTAAGACAAAGTTACAGACAGCCTGGTTCAACTTTCAAACCAATGCTTTATTCAGCGGCATTGGAAGACAAGTTCACACCTTGTACGCCAATTGTGGACGCGCCAATTACATTCACACCTGATGAAACAGGCAGTGGAGAACCTTGGACTCCTAAGAATGCAGACAACTACTCTGGAGAGACCATGACATTAAGACAAGCCATGGCCCGTTCGGTAAACACCTCTGCTGCATATCTGGTAAAAGTATTAGGTCCAAGAAGGCTTGCACAATATGCTAGAGACAAGTTTGGTTTCAAGGAAGTTCGTGATGACCTGTTTGGTTACATGATCTCCAACGATGATAAAGTAGCAGGCAAG
This portion of the Limibacter armeniacum genome encodes:
- a CDS encoding transglycosylase domain-containing protein — its product is MYSKVIKILWVLFGLGVICAFMFAISLKQNWFNLYGGFPDPSVLENPETELASELYSADGVMLGKYFRENRTNIRYEDLSPNLIKSLYASEDIRFDEHSGIDLRATAAIPFSFLRGVKRGSSTLTQQLAKNLFNTRRSDELKGKLSDVKLLGLVINKFKEWILAIELERSYTKKEIMEMYLNTVDFGSNAFGIQVASQTFFNTTPEDLTIPQAATLVGILQAPSYYSPRFHPDRATVVRNKVIGQIKKYYDDLDIEQSLDITMADLDSMMTIPMGLQYEVENHTKGLAPYFRAEVKRELLRLFANDPELQGYDLFGDGLKIYTTIDSRMQRYAEQAVEKHMKQQQKLFWSHWKGQGDPWIDKEGKPLEGFLERAIKRTDVYRTLKAQYGNNAKAIEKELNRKKKMKVFTWKNDKYETDTTFSSYDSLRYYKHFLHTGFMAMDPYNGDIKAWVGGINFKYFKYDHVRQSYRQPGSTFKPMLYSAALEDKFTPCTPIVDAPITFTPDETGSGEPWTPKNADNYSGETMTLRQAMARSVNTSAAYLVKVLGPRRLAQYARDKFGFKEVRDDLFGYMISNDDKVAGKTGYDMKPIQAVPSLCLGTEDVSVYEMVSAYGTFVNKGTWTMPLFITRIEDKDGRILKEFTPMTKESLNEKTAWLMTYMLRGSSEESGGTSLRLTQFNFRRDQKNWKNFHVGGKTGTTANYSDAWFMGMTKDLVAGVWVGGEDRSIHFRSIQYGQGARQALPEFAYFMESVYGDEELCKELGYSRGLFPEPSKPIGIDLECGDIGDVVSEIEGDSVEVDKAYEVPKETDDGIL